In candidate division WOR-3 bacterium, the sequence TTGCTTCATAAGAAGCCGCAGTAATAACACTTCGCTTATATGGACTACCGGCAACAAAAATCGGTTTCCCTTTAAGCATCGGATTATGGACTTGCTCAATTTGCGCAAAAAAGGCATCCATATCAATCAGCATAATTACTCGAGTTGGGTATATTTCTCTGAGCTCCATTTGAACTTTTGAACCTTTGAACTTTTTCACTTTTGAACCTTTGAACTTTTTCACTTTTGAACCTTTAATCTTTTGAACCTTTGAACTTTTAAACTTTATTTTTATCTTCATTCCATTCCGATTTTCAACAACTGCCAGTTCATTTTCGCAGTGTTAAACTCTAATTCATAGATATTGCCATTCTCATCTGTGACCGCAAAACTATAGATTAAAAAATTGCCTTCGCGTCTGTGCCAAGTGCCATTGACTTTAACAATTGGATAGACCCGATTGCGCCAGTAAAATATTTTAGGTTTGATGTGTGAATCTTGAAAAAGACATTCCACTGCAATCGGTTCTGCAATCGTTTCGTAATGCATCGTTTAATAAGAATCTGCCCGCCAAAACGCTAAATGCGAGCCCGATGCATCTGCTGACTTTTACCTAAAAACTCATTGCGCATCATACCGAGTTCAATAAAGCACTACAAAAATCTTTAAGGCACACCCGCAGTATTATCAATATTCTGCACCGCACATCATAATCAGACTGAACCCAATAAAGCAAATTCTCTAACCAAAACCTGTATTGCTGACCTATAAAATCATTATAGGCTCAGAGACTCAATCAAGCAATCTGTCTCGAAGATTGACTTATAATCTTGCTCTCAGCAATATGCGGTTCAAGTAATTGCGTTTATACTATCTACCGACTCTTCGAAATAGACCGATGACTTTACCAAGTATGCGCACTTACACTATCTGCCGACTCTTCGAAATAAGCCGATAACTTTACCAAGTATCCGTACTTCTTCAGAACCCTTCTTTATCGTGATAGTAGGAAACTTCTTATTTGCCGGGATTAAAAGAATTGTATCGTTTTTCGGATAATAGTATTTGAGCGTGACTTCTTCACCAATCAGCACTGCAACAATATCATTCTTTTCTGCGACACTTTGCGGACGAACAAAGACCAAATCGCCATTATAAATTCCCGCATCTTTCATCGAATCGCCCTTTACTCGTAAAGCAAAGACATCTTTACCTTTTATCAAATCGCGGTCCAGCCGAACATTGCCTTCAATATTCTCTACCGCCAGAATCGGTTGTCCGGCCGCAATCCTGCCGACAATCGGAATTATAAGATAATCCTCCTTAACCACAGTCGATTTTTCCACCAGTTCAATAGTTCGAGCCCGATAGTGCTTTTTACGAATATAACCCTTTTTTTGTAGCGCATTGAGATGGTCAAACGCACTCGGCTTCGCCATCTTAAAATGCTGAGCAATCTCTTCATACGACGGCGGATAATTATTGCGTTCCAGAAACTCTTTGATGAACCGCAGAATTCTTGCTTGCTTTTTCGTTAACTCTTTACGCATACTATATTATACCTAACTTCAGTAAGGATGTCAAGGAAAATTTCAGGGACCGTCCTTTTCTTTTTATAAATGACTTAATGGGCTCAG encodes:
- the lexA gene encoding transcriptional repressor LexA, coding for MRKELTKKQARILRFIKEFLERNNYPPSYEEIAQHFKMAKPSAFDHLNALQKKGYIRKKHYRARTIELVEKSTVVKEDYLIIPIVGRIAAGQPILAVENIEGNVRLDRDLIKGKDVFALRVKGDSMKDAGIYNGDLVFVRPQSVAEKNDIVAVLIGEEVTLKYYYPKNDTILLIPANKKFPTITIKKGSEEVRILGKVIGLFRRVGR